From the genome of Rarobacter incanus, one region includes:
- a CDS encoding Ig-like domain repeat protein has product MTALALCATLGGVAPVASADSQAAARWSSTYESGQPQPLAASALDTPVGVHGTTSSIMRLVTSVYSPDGGKGGENAGMIADRNSATKWFAGKKPTASNSIEVIYSLSEAAVATSYQLVSGNDSKERDPKSWQVFGSNSDSAATAVGDGSWTPIASEENVDLGPSGSSGRNYSSWFDVDQSASYRYYKLKVVDNQGASGAFQLADWTLLSSQDISEGALVSDPQSAISSATSSYSNAGNENETLDALRDRRYDSKWLGTAPEGGPTTENPGIITYTLSSAQKISSYDIVSGNDAVERDPKNWTIRGTNDAAALNDQSSESWKVIDTVSDATWTGRKARNHYDLDEPGSYKYIQMVVTANAGNNNRLQMGDWTLYGTNDAAPQATSVLAVSTADIRATNQSSELSTAHGSAALRYDGQITPDAESAVASNSVVHDDLNVTIADGTALSYDIDPLTAEGAKVIADIAYTDANGTNEQFLSQLSGVSDSAGVSFTPAAYGTALTQNAWNHVRVDLSALAGKVVTRVVLRFADAEAQSGAKVTGLIDNVTVAANGFAGSLRLNDVPASFTAYAGKAVNGSVGVIAGAALVPSDATIAATLDLNDGHDALSLVATKTADGYVLTVPAAARVAAAGQYDATISVSVGEETAVAQLPVTVIADSTLTTATASIANLTCFVQSGIAGDCDGNGYAYDRAKLTDLGYSFGANGTVNIDGTTFNFEVPNIPVGQPDTITPAGQRWNITVPQGATKLSFLGTANEGTKSRELTIVYTDETEQNVTVTFGDWATGDTSNFTNNGNTVVARPQGRLKGASESDDKYSAVLASAPVDLQADKTVDYIQLPVKSGTLKPDGQVHLFTFATDAAVAAQAPAPVLEATSGIEATPGVALTSPLVTVTTGQAPLTATINWGDGSPVTTGSVVDGKVFGDHAYQAVGTYTAVVTVTGNGTSATQSVTIAVGKHAATVALSGPAASPVGAAGSVVATIQPATATGTVQFVVDGQASGAPVQIADAKASFDISTLPAGSHTIVATYSGDDTTSSATSAAHTVVINKVASAVTLSGVETATVGASNVLTATVTPATATGTVQFVVDGQASGAPVQIADAKASFDISTLPAGSHTIVATYSGDDATSSATSAAHTVVINKVASAVTLSGVETATVGASNVLTATVTPATATGTVQFAIDGAAAGEPVALTAGAATFNTQVLTAGTHTITATYLGNEQYAQASVQKTLTITKVASSLVIDANATTVTVGDPITLTATLSPATAGKTVAFFAGDEELGTATTDAQGKATWALNASAEGTTAYRATFAGDDTLTQAQTDQSVSVTVSKKELAAGDVVIAIPEEVTAGADQELSITLPADATGTVTFTINGVAHEVNVVDGKASFGTSSLPVGDSTITITYSGDSKYGSMTTTKDVYVDKARPAVTVTADKTNATFGASVVVTAQVPAGTTGTVTFEENGQALGDPIAIDAEGLASITISTPAAGEHTITANYSGDANNEASTSSVEFTIDQADTTVTLSSADSTIKAGKPVALTATVDPAAAGGTVTFLQDGKAIGEPVTVQDGIAILSVPDLAVGSYVFTAKFTGDTNYAGSESSALNVSVEAVKVPVVPALGVVSASGSKQVYGQVDAAKLIAVSVQVTNATAGTVVFSSDTLVIATAQIQKVNGAYVAKARLESDLAVGKYGSLRATALIDGKLYVTTVDGAGFTITKPAVAKAIKVRAKKFKAGKRPKVTVTVGKLSNGRVATGSVKITVGKKYTKTVKLRNGKAKVTLKRSKKTIKVRAQYRPDRASNGLAAKSKVVKVKVRK; this is encoded by the coding sequence GTGACCGCCCTCGCCCTGTGCGCGACGCTGGGGGGCGTGGCGCCCGTGGCCTCGGCAGATTCCCAGGCAGCGGCGCGGTGGTCATCGACGTACGAGTCTGGTCAGCCGCAGCCTTTGGCCGCCAGCGCTCTCGACACGCCCGTCGGCGTGCACGGGACGACAAGCAGCATCATGCGGCTAGTCACCAGCGTGTACTCACCAGACGGCGGCAAAGGAGGTGAAAACGCCGGAATGATCGCGGACCGGAATTCCGCGACGAAGTGGTTCGCGGGAAAGAAGCCCACGGCAAGCAACTCGATCGAGGTCATTTACTCCCTCTCGGAGGCGGCGGTCGCCACGTCCTACCAATTGGTATCAGGCAACGATTCCAAAGAGCGCGACCCCAAATCGTGGCAGGTGTTCGGCAGCAATTCAGACAGCGCGGCGACTGCGGTCGGCGACGGGTCGTGGACCCCAATCGCGAGCGAGGAGAATGTTGACCTGGGCCCAAGCGGAAGCAGCGGGCGGAACTATTCGAGCTGGTTCGACGTGGACCAGAGCGCCAGCTACCGGTACTACAAGCTCAAGGTGGTCGACAACCAGGGGGCCAGCGGTGCTTTCCAGCTCGCCGACTGGACCCTGCTGAGTTCCCAGGACATTTCCGAGGGAGCGTTGGTGAGCGACCCTCAGTCCGCGATCTCCTCCGCCACATCGTCCTACTCGAACGCAGGCAACGAAAATGAGACGCTCGATGCGCTGCGGGACCGCAGGTACGATTCGAAGTGGCTGGGAACAGCTCCCGAGGGCGGTCCCACCACCGAGAACCCCGGCATAATCACCTACACCCTTTCGTCCGCGCAGAAGATCAGCTCGTACGACATCGTGTCCGGAAACGATGCCGTCGAGCGCGATCCGAAGAACTGGACGATTCGCGGTACCAACGACGCCGCCGCGCTCAACGATCAGTCCAGCGAATCGTGGAAGGTCATTGATACGGTTTCGGACGCAACCTGGACCGGCCGCAAGGCCCGCAACCACTATGATCTCGACGAGCCGGGATCGTACAAGTACATCCAGATGGTCGTCACGGCCAACGCCGGCAACAACAACCGGTTGCAGATGGGCGACTGGACCCTCTACGGCACCAACGACGCGGCGCCGCAGGCCACGTCCGTCCTGGCAGTTTCGACTGCGGACATTCGCGCGACCAACCAGTCCAGCGAACTGAGCACGGCACACGGCTCGGCAGCACTGCGCTACGACGGCCAAATCACGCCGGATGCCGAGTCGGCTGTGGCCTCGAACTCCGTCGTCCACGATGACCTCAACGTCACAATTGCCGACGGTACCGCGCTGAGCTACGACATCGACCCCTTGACCGCAGAGGGTGCGAAAGTCATCGCAGACATCGCCTACACCGATGCGAATGGCACCAACGAGCAGTTCCTGTCGCAGCTTTCCGGTGTTTCCGACAGCGCCGGTGTGTCCTTTACGCCGGCCGCGTACGGGACCGCGCTGACCCAAAACGCGTGGAACCACGTGCGCGTTGACCTGTCCGCGCTTGCTGGCAAGGTGGTGACGCGCGTAGTGCTGCGCTTCGCCGATGCGGAAGCACAGTCGGGGGCGAAGGTAACGGGGCTGATCGACAACGTGACCGTCGCGGCCAACGGATTCGCGGGGTCACTGCGCCTCAACGATGTACCGGCATCGTTCACCGCTTACGCGGGCAAGGCCGTCAACGGTTCGGTGGGTGTGATCGCCGGGGCGGCGCTGGTCCCGAGCGACGCCACCATCGCGGCGACCTTGGATCTCAACGACGGGCACGATGCGCTTTCCCTCGTCGCAACGAAGACCGCGGATGGCTACGTGCTGACAGTTCCCGCGGCAGCGCGGGTGGCCGCGGCCGGGCAGTACGACGCAACGATTAGCGTGTCGGTCGGCGAGGAAACCGCCGTGGCGCAGCTCCCGGTGACCGTCATCGCGGACTCGACACTGACCACGGCAACTGCCTCGATCGCGAACCTGACTTGCTTTGTGCAGAGCGGGATCGCCGGTGATTGCGACGGAAATGGCTACGCCTACGACCGCGCGAAGCTCACTGACTTGGGCTATTCGTTCGGAGCCAACGGTACTGTCAACATCGACGGAACAACGTTCAACTTCGAGGTTCCGAACATCCCAGTCGGACAGCCCGATACGATCACGCCCGCCGGGCAGCGGTGGAACATCACTGTTCCCCAGGGCGCTACTAAGCTATCGTTCCTGGGCACCGCAAACGAGGGCACCAAGTCCCGCGAGCTGACCATCGTCTACACCGACGAAACGGAACAGAACGTCACGGTCACGTTCGGGGACTGGGCGACTGGCGATACCAGCAACTTCACTAACAACGGCAACACCGTCGTGGCGCGCCCGCAGGGCCGCCTGAAGGGCGCATCGGAATCGGACGACAAGTATTCGGCGGTGCTGGCGTCTGCCCCCGTGGACTTGCAAGCAGACAAGACCGTGGACTACATCCAGCTGCCGGTCAAATCCGGGACGCTCAAGCCCGACGGCCAGGTTCACCTCTTCACCTTCGCAACCGATGCCGCTGTCGCCGCACAGGCGCCAGCTCCCGTCCTCGAGGCTACCTCGGGAATCGAGGCGACCCCCGGGGTGGCCCTGACTAGCCCCCTCGTAACAGTGACAACGGGACAGGCGCCCCTGACCGCGACGATCAACTGGGGCGATGGCTCACCCGTAACCACGGGTTCGGTCGTAGACGGCAAGGTCTTCGGCGACCACGCCTACCAGGCGGTCGGAACCTACACGGCCGTTGTCACGGTCACGGGTAACGGAACGAGCGCTACCCAATCCGTCACGATTGCGGTTGGTAAGCACGCGGCGACCGTCGCGTTGTCGGGGCCTGCGGCTTCACCGGTCGGCGCGGCCGGATCCGTAGTTGCAACGATCCAACCCGCGACGGCAACCGGTACCGTGCAGTTCGTGGTCGATGGCCAGGCAAGCGGTGCGCCGGTTCAGATTGCGGATGCTAAGGCGTCGTTCGATATTTCGACGCTGCCGGCAGGCAGCCACACCATCGTGGCCACCTACTCCGGTGACGACACGACCTCGTCCGCGACGTCCGCGGCGCACACGGTTGTCATCAACAAGGTGGCATCTGCGGTCACTTTGAGCGGGGTTGAGACCGCGACGGTTGGGGCATCCAATGTCCTGACCGCTACGGTGACGCCCGCGACGGCAACCGGTACCGTGCAGTTCGTGGTCGATGGCCAGGCAAGCGGTGCGCCGGTTCAGATTGCGGATGCTAAGGCGTCGTTCGATATTTCGACGCTGCCGGCAGGCAGCCACACCATCGTGGCCACCTACTCCGGTGACGACGCGACCTCGTCCGCGACGTCCGCGGCGCACACGGTTGTCATCAACAAGGTGGCATCTGCGGTCACTTTGAGCGGGGTTGAGACCGCGACGGTTGGGGCATCCAATGTCCTGACCGCTACGGTGACGCCCGCGACGGCAACCGGCACCGTCCAATTCGCTATCGATGGCGCGGCGGCCGGAGAACCGGTGGCGCTCACGGCTGGCGCCGCGACGTTCAACACGCAGGTGCTCACTGCCGGTACACACACGATCACCGCGACGTATCTCGGCAACGAGCAATACGCGCAGGCCAGCGTGCAAAAGACGCTGACGATCACGAAGGTGGCCTCGTCGCTGGTCATTGACGCGAATGCGACGACAGTCACGGTCGGCGACCCGATCACGCTGACGGCGACCCTCAGCCCCGCCACCGCGGGAAAGACTGTCGCCTTCTTCGCGGGTGATGAGGAACTAGGCACCGCGACCACGGATGCGCAGGGCAAGGCGACGTGGGCGTTGAACGCGAGCGCCGAAGGCACCACCGCGTACCGGGCGACGTTTGCCGGAGATGACACGCTGACGCAAGCGCAGACGGACCAGTCCGTGAGCGTCACGGTGAGCAAGAAGGAGCTCGCCGCCGGCGACGTCGTAATCGCAATCCCGGAAGAGGTAACCGCGGGAGCAGATCAGGAGCTGTCGATCACACTTCCTGCCGACGCTACGGGTACTGTCACCTTCACCATCAACGGCGTCGCGCACGAGGTGAATGTCGTCGATGGTAAGGCCTCATTTGGGACGAGTTCCCTGCCCGTCGGTGACTCAACGATCACGATCACGTACTCCGGTGACAGCAAGTACGGGTCCATGACAACGACCAAGGACGTCTACGTCGACAAGGCTCGGCCCGCGGTGACGGTCACGGCCGACAAGACGAATGCCACGTTCGGGGCGTCCGTTGTGGTCACGGCGCAGGTACCGGCGGGAACCACCGGTACGGTGACGTTCGAGGAGAACGGGCAGGCCCTGGGTGATCCGATCGCGATCGACGCCGAGGGACTGGCTAGCATCACGATCTCCACGCCGGCCGCCGGCGAGCACACGATCACGGCCAACTATTCGGGCGACGCGAACAACGAGGCGTCGACCTCGTCGGTCGAATTCACGATCGACCAGGCAGACACCACGGTGACCCTGAGCTCCGCTGATTCGACCATCAAGGCAGGGAAGCCAGTCGCCCTCACGGCGACGGTGGACCCGGCAGCAGCGGGCGGCACTGTAACGTTCCTGCAGGATGGCAAGGCGATTGGTGAGCCCGTAACGGTGCAGGATGGCATCGCGATCCTCAGCGTTCCGGATCTGGCAGTTGGCAGCTACGTGTTTACCGCGAAGTTCACGGGTGACACGAACTACGCCGGCAGCGAATCGAGTGCCCTCAACGTTTCCGTGGAAGCGGTGAAGGTTCCCGTGGTGCCCGCGTTGGGCGTCGTCAGTGCGTCCGGATCGAAGCAGGTTTACGGGCAGGTTGATGCGGCGAAACTGATTGCCGTAAGCGTCCAGGTCACGAACGCGACCGCGGGCACGGTGGTGTTCTCGAGCGATACCCTGGTGATCGCGACCGCGCAGATCCAAAAGGTCAACGGCGCGTACGTGGCGAAGGCCCGCTTGGAATCCGACTTGGCCGTGGGGAAGTACGGTTCGCTGCGGGCAACTGCTCTGATTGACGGCAAGCTGTACGTGACGACGGTCGATGGTGCCGGGTTCACGATCACCAAGCCTGCGGTGGCCAAGGCGATCAAGGTCCGCGCCAAGAAGTTCAAGGCTGGCAAACGGCCCAAGGTGACGGTCACCGTTGGCAAACTGAGCAACGGGCGCGTCGCGACCGGTTCGGTCAAGATCACGGTCGGCAAGAAGTACACCAAGACCGTGAAGCTTCGCAACGGTAAGGCAAAGGTCACGCTGAAGCGCTCCAAGAAGACCATCAAGGTCCGCGCTCAGTACCGTCCGGATCGGGCGAGCAACGGTCTTGCTGCCAAGTCGAAGGTAGTCAAGGTGAAGGTCCGCAAGTAG
- a CDS encoding GuaB1 family IMP dehydrogenase-related protein gives MRFLPGHTLDRDLTYGDVFLVPSRSDVRSRFDVDLTPQDDVGNTTPLVVANMTAIAGRRMAETTARRGAITIIPQDIPQDVVARVIDKVKRCHPIVETAVTVAPTDTLGAVLALIPKRAHGAAIVTDEGKPVGIITTADCEGVDRFAQAHAVMTPRPTTIELSQIGEDGSGLRHVYAELTESRRKFLPVVDATGALVGVISQTGAVRSSVYAPALDADGKLLVGAAIGINGDVEGKAAALLEAGADVLVVDTAHGHQEKMIDALRRVTSLGPGVPVVAGNVVTAQGVRDLVSAGASIVKVGVGPGAMCTTRMQTGVGRPQFSAVLECARAAADVGAHVWADGGVRHPRDVALALAAGASQVMIGSWFAGTHESPGEMNHDSTGRVYKESFGMASARAVAARTAGTDPFDRARKALYQEGISSSKMFIDPARPGVEDLIDDITSGLRSSCTYAGAVTLSEFAENAVVGIQSAAGYEEGRPLPRSW, from the coding sequence ATGAGATTTCTTCCCGGCCACACCCTCGACCGCGACCTCACCTACGGCGACGTCTTCCTCGTCCCATCACGCTCGGATGTCAGATCCCGGTTCGACGTCGATCTGACCCCCCAAGATGACGTAGGGAACACCACGCCACTGGTCGTGGCCAACATGACGGCCATCGCGGGGCGCCGCATGGCGGAGACAACGGCCCGCCGGGGCGCCATTACGATCATTCCCCAAGATATCCCGCAAGATGTCGTCGCCAGGGTCATCGACAAGGTCAAACGCTGCCACCCCATCGTTGAAACGGCAGTCACCGTAGCACCGACGGACACGCTGGGCGCGGTGTTGGCGCTAATACCCAAACGAGCACACGGCGCTGCGATTGTGACCGACGAGGGCAAGCCCGTGGGGATTATCACGACCGCCGATTGCGAAGGCGTCGACCGATTCGCACAGGCACACGCGGTGATGACACCGCGGCCAACGACCATTGAGCTTTCCCAGATCGGTGAGGACGGCAGCGGCCTGCGGCACGTCTACGCCGAATTGACCGAATCGCGCCGCAAGTTCTTGCCCGTGGTCGATGCAACCGGCGCCCTGGTCGGCGTCATATCCCAAACGGGAGCCGTGCGATCTTCCGTGTACGCACCCGCGCTCGATGCGGACGGCAAGCTGCTGGTGGGCGCCGCTATCGGTATCAACGGGGATGTCGAGGGCAAGGCGGCAGCCCTACTCGAGGCGGGCGCCGACGTGCTGGTGGTCGACACTGCTCACGGCCACCAGGAGAAAATGATTGACGCGTTGCGGCGCGTGACGTCGCTTGGGCCCGGGGTTCCGGTGGTCGCGGGCAATGTGGTTACCGCCCAAGGCGTGCGAGATTTGGTCTCCGCGGGAGCGTCGATCGTGAAAGTCGGGGTTGGCCCCGGGGCAATGTGCACGACCCGCATGCAAACCGGAGTTGGCCGGCCACAGTTTTCGGCCGTGCTTGAATGCGCGCGGGCGGCGGCGGATGTGGGCGCCCATGTGTGGGCCGACGGCGGAGTTCGCCACCCCCGCGACGTCGCCCTCGCGCTTGCCGCCGGTGCGAGCCAGGTCATGATCGGGTCGTGGTTTGCGGGCACGCATGAATCCCCCGGCGAGATGAACCACGACAGCACCGGGCGTGTATACAAAGAATCCTTCGGAATGGCCTCCGCGCGCGCGGTGGCGGCCCGGACGGCAGGCACGGATCCATTCGATCGCGCGCGAAAGGCTCTTTACCAAGAGGGTATCTCGTCCTCCAAAATGTTCATTGACCCGGCACGCCCCGGCGTGGAAGACCTCATCGACGACATCACGTCGGGTTTGCGATCGTCGTGCACCTATGCGGGAGCGGTGACACTCAGCGAGTTCGCGGAAAATGCCGTGGTCGGGATCCAAAGCGCGGCCGGGTACGAAGAAGGCCGCCCGCTCCCCCGCAGTTGGTGA
- the dxs gene encoding 1-deoxy-D-xylulose-5-phosphate synthase gives MGVLERIKSPSDVRKLTTAQAIQLASELRTFLVQSVSQTGGHLGPNLGVVELTIALHQVFDSPRDTLVFDTGHQAYVHKILTGRNDFSSLRKQGGLSGYPSRAESEHDVVENSHASTSLSWADGIAQGYRLQGGSTRHVAAVIGDGALTGGMAWEALNNIAASKDLPLVIVVNDNGRSYAPTIGGLAHHLDTLRATRGYENVLDWGKKALNRSGPPGRLAYDALHGLKKGLRDVVMPSGMFEDLGLKYIGPIDGHDIVALARALRRAKDFGGPVLVHVMTEKGRGYTPAERDTADRFHGIGPIHPETGLPIAPSRFGWTSVFSDEIAQIARQREDVVAITAAMLRPVGLAEFAEQFPERVFDVGIAEQHAVTAAAGMAFAGLHPVIAMYATFLNRAFDQILLDAALHKAGITIVLDRAGVTGDDGPSHNGMWDMSLVGIVPGLRLAAPRDEPTLRSALRDAVKIHDGPTVVRYPKGPVGPLIPASEVRNGIDVLAEHGANSGTRVLVLGVGAMAALAVEVGSSLAAEDMLVTVVSPTWVLPVPAALVELAADADLVITIEDGLVVDGVGSRVLAESAVAGVTVPFLMRGIGQRFVEHASRAQVLAEERLTASDIVADAKRALNR, from the coding sequence GTGGGCGTTCTGGAGCGTATTAAATCGCCAAGTGACGTGCGTAAACTCACCACCGCGCAGGCCATCCAACTGGCGTCGGAACTGCGCACGTTCCTGGTGCAATCGGTATCGCAAACTGGTGGGCACCTAGGGCCAAATCTCGGTGTTGTTGAACTTACGATTGCCCTTCACCAGGTTTTCGATTCGCCACGCGACACCCTTGTATTCGATACCGGGCACCAGGCCTATGTCCACAAGATACTGACCGGACGCAACGACTTTTCATCGCTCCGCAAACAGGGCGGGCTCTCGGGGTATCCGTCCCGCGCGGAGTCCGAGCACGATGTCGTCGAGAATTCCCATGCGTCCACCTCGCTGAGCTGGGCCGACGGGATTGCCCAGGGATACCGGTTGCAGGGTGGATCGACTCGGCACGTGGCTGCCGTGATTGGTGACGGCGCTCTGACCGGCGGCATGGCATGGGAAGCGCTCAATAACATCGCCGCATCCAAGGACTTGCCCCTCGTGATCGTTGTCAACGATAACGGTCGTTCTTACGCGCCGACCATCGGCGGTCTCGCGCACCACCTAGACACGCTTCGCGCCACGCGCGGCTACGAAAACGTGCTTGACTGGGGAAAGAAGGCGTTGAACAGGTCCGGCCCGCCCGGAAGGTTGGCCTACGACGCATTGCACGGGTTGAAAAAGGGACTTCGTGATGTCGTAATGCCCTCGGGGATGTTCGAAGATCTGGGACTGAAGTACATCGGCCCCATCGACGGACATGACATCGTTGCACTGGCTCGCGCCCTGCGTCGTGCCAAGGACTTTGGCGGTCCAGTCTTGGTCCACGTGATGACCGAGAAGGGCCGTGGTTACACCCCCGCCGAACGCGACACCGCGGATAGATTCCACGGAATCGGGCCCATCCATCCCGAAACTGGGTTGCCGATCGCCCCGTCGCGATTTGGGTGGACTTCAGTATTTTCGGACGAGATCGCCCAAATCGCGCGGCAGCGCGAAGACGTTGTGGCGATCACCGCCGCGATGCTGCGCCCGGTGGGCCTGGCCGAGTTTGCCGAACAGTTCCCGGAACGCGTTTTCGACGTCGGAATTGCCGAACAACATGCGGTCACCGCGGCCGCGGGCATGGCGTTCGCCGGCCTGCACCCCGTTATTGCGATGTACGCGACGTTCCTGAACCGTGCGTTCGACCAGATCCTGTTGGACGCGGCCTTACACAAAGCCGGGATAACGATCGTGTTGGACCGAGCCGGGGTCACGGGCGATGACGGTCCTAGCCACAACGGGATGTGGGACATGTCCCTCGTAGGCATCGTGCCGGGTCTCCGCCTGGCTGCGCCGCGCGATGAGCCTACCTTGCGATCTGCCTTGCGTGATGCGGTGAAAATCCACGATGGCCCAACGGTGGTTCGATACCCGAAGGGCCCAGTCGGCCCCCTGATTCCCGCTTCTGAGGTGCGTAACGGCATCGATGTCCTTGCGGAACACGGTGCGAACAGCGGCACCAGAGTGTTGGTTCTGGGCGTCGGCGCTATGGCGGCGCTTGCAGTTGAGGTCGGCAGTAGTCTCGCCGCCGAGGACATGCTGGTGACCGTGGTTTCGCCGACTTGGGTTCTGCCGGTACCCGCTGCCCTGGTGGAACTGGCCGCCGACGCCGACCTGGTGATAACGATCGAGGACGGCCTGGTGGTGGACGGAGTCGGGTCACGGGTGCTGGCCGAATCGGCGGTCGCCGGGGTGACCGTGCCGTTCCTGATGCGTGGCATAGGGCAGCGATTCGTGGAACACGCATCGCGGGCGCAGGTACTGGCCGAGGAGCGGCTGACCGCAAGCGATATAGTGGCCGACGCGAAGAGAGCGCTCAATCGTTAG
- a CDS encoding type 1 glutamine amidotransferase codes for MSYTLIIEHRPWEHAGMIRGALAGREVRTVNIVDEARPPVPTPADIDALVVMGGPMGALDDAEFPGLASERRLIAQCCAAGVPVLGVCLGMQLVAVALGGDLRSGATREVGISAVDLTPAGVAYPLFAAIERPEPTRLEVLHWHGDTVSAPPGATVLATSASTPVQAFAVGNALGMQFHLEVDANQLREWLREPVMRAELSEAEIGSLGSAGCTRLAELAPAAARGIASWFTAR; via the coding sequence GTGAGCTACACCCTCATCATTGAGCATCGACCCTGGGAGCATGCCGGGATGATTCGCGGCGCGCTGGCGGGGCGTGAGGTTCGCACGGTCAATATCGTGGACGAGGCCCGCCCACCCGTTCCAACGCCCGCGGATATTGATGCGCTTGTTGTTATGGGTGGGCCGATGGGTGCCCTCGATGACGCAGAATTCCCGGGACTGGCGTCGGAACGTCGGCTCATCGCCCAGTGCTGCGCCGCGGGCGTTCCCGTGCTTGGGGTGTGCCTCGGTATGCAGCTGGTGGCCGTGGCCTTGGGCGGCGACCTGCGATCGGGTGCGACGCGGGAAGTGGGCATCAGCGCCGTGGACTTGACCCCTGCGGGTGTCGCTTACCCCCTGTTTGCCGCAATCGAGCGCCCTGAACCGACGCGCCTGGAGGTCCTGCACTGGCACGGGGACACCGTCTCGGCGCCACCCGGGGCGACGGTGCTCGCAACTTCCGCTTCGACGCCGGTGCAGGCTTTCGCCGTCGGTAACGCGCTTGGGATGCAGTTTCACCTGGAGGTGGATGCAAATCAGCTTCGTGAGTGGCTCCGTGAACCGGTCATGCGCGCCGAACTGTCCGAAGCGGAAATCGGTTCCCTGGGCTCCGCGGGATGTACCCGACTGGCGGAACTGGCGCCCGCTGCCGCTCGCGGTATCGCTTCCTGGTTCACCGCGCGCTAG